In a single window of the Tetrapisispora phaffii CBS 4417 chromosome 11, complete genome genome:
- the TPHA0K01690 gene encoding uncharacterized protein (ancestral locus Anc_4.94), which translates to MDYVANKSDLSVIVARRREKFSKGARDRILNDSLNDTALLSRSSQNGTAGITALQRDQSKRVQFFKSLKDEYDQDAINDPKGFELKLRKLREIIVSVYDENRRDSQFLQLAEDAYILSYKFMVEHHNNSASLVSILEFMINNNLKCSKKFLPTYIIYITHSLKNLETALQLNYKYYYETDSLLYYTLLRSSLIYVQSTESPSEWFKILADIKIAIVGADELSQENILFQYLINSEHMEVMKLKTLSHLSKCFNQLPLAYAVDQLFCNFIDKSYLIRKGYKVDTTKSGTVMIIFKDRSNNKPSS; encoded by the coding sequence ATGGATTATGTTGCCAATAAGAGTGATTTGTCTGTTATTGTTGCTAGAAGAAGGGAGAAGTTTTCAAAGGGCGCAAGAGATAGAATTTTGAACGATTCTCTCAACGATACGGCCCTGCTCAGTAGGTCATCTCAGAATGGAACAGCTGGTATCACTGCACTGCAAAGGGATCAATCGAAGAGAGTACAGTTTTTTAAATCACTAAAAGATGAATATGATCAAGATGCAATCAATGACCCAAAAGGATTCGAACTGAAACTGCGGAAATTAAGAGAAATTATTGTCAGTGTGTATGATGAAAACCGCAGGGACTCTCAATTCTTACAATTAGCAGAGGATGCATATATCCTTTCTTATAAGTTTATGGTTGAGCATCATAATAATAGTGCAAGTCTTGTAAGTATTTTAGAGTTCATGATTAACAATAATCTGAAGTGCTCTAAAAAGTTTCTCCCGACATATATTATCTACATAACGcattcattgaaaaatctgGAGACTGCATTGcagttaaattataaatattattatgaaACAGATAGCTTACTTTACTATACATTGCTGAGAAGCTCACTGATTTACGTACAGAGCACTGAATCACCAAGTGAATGGTTCAAGATCTTAGCTGACATAAAAATAGCTATAGTTGGTGCGGACGAACTATCACAAGAAAACATCCTGTTCCAATACCTAATTAACTCCGAACACATGGAAGTTATGAAACTGAAGACACTGTCACATTTATCGAAGTGCTTTAACCAATTGCCATTAGCCTATGCCGTTGACCAACTTTTCTGCAATTTTATAGACAAATCTTATCTGATCAGGAAAGGATATAAGGTAGATACCACAAAGTCAGGAACagtaatgataatatttaagGATAGAAGCAACAACAAGCCATCAAGCTAG
- the PGD1 gene encoding Pgd1p (similar to Saccharomyces cerevisiae PGD1 (YGL025C); ancestral locus Anc_4.93) gives MNVTRNNTLEFFNTVESLENLEDKLVMNNFENKDILMEKISSTQKSILPIRLLFNEFIQTMALLNDGKGHKTENNNEEALAKFYLVRDKLVRLSECLQNLSSDMSNLKPLFDLISEYSLKNNSKQFDPLETLKQIDNDVFNSQAALATNAADSQNNGKTKAKNSTSTAATPNSSVNTPITNLGSQTILSNTNASVPALATTPTTVTKGASVASASSKSVTANLSSVNVPAATTKKPRKPRQTKKSTATSKKLQSNSAASPMNPPTPSNITANKRANKASAQTAQSTGNMLGMNGSQQNVAGNMNNNNNNNMVQRNNSISMNSQDFMAMQYKNGNGNGNAPMNNQMMNNQMINNQMINNQMLNQQQMKMNNMGNMNMGNMGNMGNMNNINNMNGMSNMNNMNGMNNVNNMGNMANMNNMNNMANMNNMNNMNNMNHMGNMNNMKMNMNSITPANILSMNVPQDVNAINTNNKTTANKTNKASKSNKPAKTNQTQGQSQSRNQPQAQQTGSQSIGNLDMNEFDLLDLNNLDFGGNIDFGNSMDFA, from the coding sequence ATGAATGTTACGAGGAACAACACCttggaatttttcaataccGTTGAAAGTTTAGAGAATTTGGAGGACAAATTAGTtatgaataattttgagAACAAGGATATTTTGATGGAAAAGATATCTTCTACTCAGAAATCTATTTTACCCATTAGATTActatttaatgaatttatacAAACGATGGCTCTTTTAAACGATGGTAAAGGTCATAAGactgaaaataataacgaAGAGGCTCTAGctaaattttatttggtCAGAGACAAGTTGGTTAGACTAAGTGAATGTCTACAAAATTTATCTTCTGATATGAGCAACTTAAAACCTTTGtttgatttaatttctgAATATTCTCTTAAAAATAACAGTAAGCAATTTGATCCATTAGAGACTCTAAAAcaaattgataatgatgTTTTCAACAGTCAAGCTGCTTTAGCTACAAATGCAGCTGATTCACAAAATAATGGGAAGACTAAAGCTAAAAACTCAACCTCGACAGCTGCCACACCAAACAGTAGCGTTAATACTCCAATTACAAACCTTGGCAGTCAAACCATACTTTCTAATACAAATGCGTCTGTGCCAGCTCTAGCAACAACTCCTACAACAGTTACAAAAGGTGCTTCTGTGGCGAGTGCATCATCAAAATCTGTTACAGCAAATCTAAGCTCAGTTAATGTACCAGCTGCGACAACAAAGAAGCCAAGAAAGCCAAGACAAACAAAGAAGTCGACGGCTACTAGCAAGAAACTACAATCGAACTCAGCAGCTTCTCCAATGAATCCTCCAACGCCATCAAATATAACGGCTAATAAAAGAGCCAATAAAGCAAGTGCGCAAACTGCACAATCTACAGGCAATATGCTGGGCATGAACGGTTCTCAACAAAATGTGGCCGgtaatatgaataataacaacaataataacatgGTACAAAGAAACAATAGCATATCAATGAACTCGCAAGATTTCATGGCAATGCAATATAAGAACGGCAATGGTAATGGCAATGCACCAATGAACAACCAAATGATGAACAACcaaatgataaataatcaaatgataaataatcaaatgCTGAACCAAcaacaaatgaaaatgaataatatgGGAAACATGAATATGGGCAACATGGGAAATATGGGCAATATGAACAACATAAACAACATGAATGGCATGAGCAACATGAACAATATGAATGGCATGAATAATGTGAATAACATGGGAAACATGGCCAATATGAACAATATGAACAACATGGCCAATATGAACAACATGAACAACATGAATAACATGAATCACATGGGAAACATGAACAACATGAAGATGAATATGAACTCTATAACACCAGCCAATATTCTAAGCATGAACGTTCCTCAAGATGTAAATGCcataaatacaaataataaaactacTGCCAACAAGACGAATAAAGCAAGCAAATCTAATAAACCTGCGAAGACTAACCAAACACAAGGCCAATCGCAGAGCAGAAACCAACCACAAGCACAACAGACGGGCTCACAAAGTATAGGAAACTTGGATATGAATGAGTTTGATCTATTAGATTTAAATAACCTCGATTTCGGAGGTAATATAGATTTTGGAAATAGCATGGATTTCGcatga
- the TRP5 gene encoding tryptophan synthase TRP5 (similar to Saccharomyces cerevisiae TRP5 (YGL026C); ancestral locus Anc_4.92), with protein MSELLRQTFANAKKENRNALVTFMTAGYPTIEDTVPILKGFQDGGVDVIELGLPFSDPIADGPTIQVANTVALENGVTMIKALELLRQARSEGITVPIILMGYYNPILNYGEEQFIKDAAEAGANGFIIVDLPPEEALKVRNYVRENGVSLVPLIAPSTTDERLGLLSHIADSFVYVVSRMGTTGAQTSISSDLDQLVSRVRKYTKDIPLAVGFGVSTREHFETVGASSDGVVIGSKIVSLCSEAAQDKRYETAKTYVEGILNGKKHHILSVEEFNEQHKQSLIDAKNSSKVDNEFSEEHKFPTRFGDFGGQYVPEALHSCLRELERGFEDAVADPTFWEEFRSLYSYIGRPSSLHKAERLSEHCGGATIWLKREDLNHTGSHKINNALAQVLMAKRLGKSNVIAETGAGQHGVATATACAKFGLKCTVFMGAEDCRRQALNVFRMKILGADVVPVTNGTQTLRDATSEAFRTWVTNLKSTYYVVGSAIGPHPYPTLVRTFQSVIGNETKEQFAKLNNGKLPDAIVACVGGGSNSTGMFSPFEHDISVRLIGVEAGGDGIDSDYHSATLTVGRPGVFHGVKTYVLQDNDGQVHDTHSVSAGLDYPGVGPELAFWKASGRAEFMAATDAQALEGFKLLSQLEGIIPALESSHAVYGAIQIAKKMTPEQHLIINVSGRGDKDVQSVAEVLPKLGPQIGWDLRFEEK; from the coding sequence ATGTCTGAATTATTAAGACAAACTTTTGCTAATGCAAAGAAGGAAAACCGTAATGCTTTAGTCACTTTTATGACTGCCGGTTATCCTACTATCGAGGACACTGTTCCTATTTTAAAAGGTTTCCAAGACGGTGGTGTAGATGTTATTGAATTGGGTTTACCGTTTTCTGACCCTATTGCTGATGGTCCAACTATTCAAGTTGCAAACACTGTTGCTTTAGAAAATGGTGTAACTATGATAAAAGCTTTGGAATTATTAAGACAAGCTAGAAGTGAAGGTATCACTGTTCCAATTATTTTGATGGGTTACTACAATCCAATCTTGAATTATGGCGAGGAACAATTCATCAAAGATGCTGCTGAAGCTGGTGCCAATGGGTTTATCATTGTTGATTTACCACCTGAAGAAGCTTTAAAAGTTAGAAATTACGTTAGAGAGAATGGTGTCAGTTTAGTGCCTCTAATTGCACCATCTACTACTGATGAAAGATTAGGTTTATTATCCCACATAGCTGATTCTTTTGTTTACGTTGTCTCAAGAATGGGTACTACTGGTGCTCAAACTTCAATTTCAAGTGATCTAGATCAATTGGTCTCTCGTGTTAGAAAATATACCAAAGATATTCCATTAGCTGTCGGTTTTGGTGTTTCGACCAGAGAACATTTCGAAACTGTCGGTGCATCTTCTGACGGTGTTGTTATTGGTTCTAAGATTGTTTCCCTATGTAGTGAAGCTGCTCAAGATAAACGATATGAAACTGCTAAGACTTATGTAGAAGGTATCTTAAATGGTAAAAAACATCATATTCTATCCGTCGAAGAATTCAACGAACAACATAAACAATCGTTAATTGATGCAAAGAATTCTTCGAAAGTTGATAATGAGTTCTCTGAAGAACATAAATTTCCAACTAGATTTGGCGATTTCGGTGGTCAATACGTCCCAGAAGCTTTGCATTCATGTTTAAGAGAGTTAGAAAGAGGCTTTGAAGATGCTGTAGCTGATCCAACTTTCTGGGAAGAATTTAGATCATTATATTCGTACATTGGCCGTCCTTCATCTCTACATAAAGCCGAAAGATTATCCGAACATTGTGGTGGTGCTACCATTTGGTTAAAGAGAGAAGATCTAAACCACACCGGTTCCCATAAGATCAATAATGCTTTAGCTCAAGTTTTGATGGCTAAAAGATTAGGAAAGAGCAATGTTATTGCCGAAACAGGTGCCGGTCAACATGGTGTTGCTACTGCCACTGCTTGCGCTAAGTTTGGTTTGAAATGTACCGTTTTTATGGGTGCTGAGGATTGTCGTCGTCAAGCATTAAACGTCTTTAGAATGAAAATTCTAGGTGCTGACGTTGTCCCAGTCACTAACGGTACTCAAACTTTAAGAGATGCTACATCCGAAGCTTTCCGTACTTGGGTAACCAATTTAAAGTCTACTTATTACGTCGTTGGTTCCGCTATTGGCCCTCATCCATATCCAACCCTTGTACGAACCTTTCAAAGTGTCATTGGTAATGAAACCAAAGAACAATTTGCTAAATTGAACAACGGAAAATTACCAGATGCTATTGTTGCATGTGTCGGTGGTGGTTCTAACTCTACAGGTATGTTCTCTCCATTTGAACATGATATTTCCGTTAGATTAATTGGTGTTGAAGCCGGTGGTGATGGTATCGATTCTGACTATCATTCCGCAACACTAACTGTTGGCAGACCAGGTGTTTTCCATGGTGTCAAAACTTATGTTTTACAAGATAACGATGGCCAAGTCCATGATACACACTCTGTTTCAGCTGGTTTAGATTACCCAGGTGTTGGTCCAGAATTAGCATTCTGGAAGGCTTCTGGTCGTGCCGAATTCATGGCTGCTACTGACGCACAAGCTTTAGAAGGTTTCAAGTTATTATCTCAACTAGAAGGTATCATCCCTGCTTTAGAATCTTCTCATGCCGTTTATGGAGCTATCCAGATTGCCAAGAAAATGACTCCAGAACAACATTTAATTATCAATGTTTCTGGTAGAGGTGACAAAGATGTTCAAAGTGTTGCCGAAGTTTTACCTAAACTAGGTCCACAGATTGGTTGGGATTTAagatttgaagaaaaataa